Proteins from one Populus trichocarpa chloroplast, complete genome genomic window:
- a CDS encoding hypothetical protein (similar to spinach hypothetical protein): protein MRLATLKNWGRGLFHFCIWVQEMRELRIPTRKTNPIHNDVPENTTFLLLDQPSGEEKTTGTLINKIDEVAINAKTANWKAIVMFLILQATNKRTIPFDPSIRQKKTHHGGIIP, encoded by the coding sequence ATGCGTCTCGCAACTCTAAAGAATTGGGGGAGGGGTCTTTTCCATTTTTGTATCTGGGTTCAAGAGATGAGAGAATTAAGAATACCTACCAGAAAGACTAATCCAATCCATAATGATGTACCGGAAAATACAACATTTTTGTTGCTTGACCAACCGTCAGGAGAAGAAAAAACAACAGGTACACTAATTAATAAGATTGACGAAGTAGCAATTAATGCAAAAACAGCCAATTGGAAAGCAATAGTCATGTTTTTAATCCTCCAAGCTACCAACAAAAGAACTATACCATTTGATCCCTCTATCAGGCAAAAAAAAACGCATCATGGGGGGATTATACCATGA
- a CDS encoding hypothetical protein (orf supported by Populus leaf EST), with protein MNQKYRQIFFFGVQRNMKMKEKSGSTVPISSISNLTIRIVDIVMIQWVRSTYFFFC; from the coding sequence TTGAATCAGAAATATCGACAGATTTTTTTTTTCGGAGTCCAAAGAAATATGAAAATGAAAGAAAAAAGCGGATCTACTGTTCCAATTTCATCTATATCGAATTTGACTATCAGAATAGTGGATATAGTCATGATTCAATGGGTTAGGTCCACTTACTTTTTCTTTTGTTGA
- the petN gene encoding cytochrome b6/f complex subunit VIII (ycf6), with amino-acid sequence MDIVSLAWAALMVVFTFSLSLVVWGRSGL; translated from the coding sequence ATGGATATAGTAAGTCTCGCTTGGGCTGCTTTGATGGTAGTCTTTACATTTTCCCTTTCACTCGTAGTATGGGGAAGAAGTGGACTCTAG
- the rps14 gene encoding ribosomal protein S14, producing MARKSLIQREKKRQKLEQKYHLIRRSSKKEISKVPSLSDKWEIHGKLQSPPRNSAPTRLHRRCFLTGRPRANYRDFGLSGHILRAKVHACLLPGATRSSW from the coding sequence ATGGCAAGGAAAAGTTTGATTCAGCGGGAGAAGAAGAGGCAAAAATTGGAACAAAAATATCATTTGATTCGTCGATCCTCAAAAAAAGAAATAAGCAAAGTTCCGTCGTTGAGTGATAAATGGGAAATTCATGGAAAGTTACAATCCCCACCGCGAAATAGTGCACCAACACGTCTTCACCGACGTTGTTTTTTGACTGGAAGACCAAGAGCTAATTATCGAGACTTTGGGCTATCCGGACACATACTTCGTGCAAAGGTTCATGCATGTTTGTTGCCGGGGGCAACAAGATCAAGTTGGTAA
- the psbM gene encoding photosystem II protein M (PSII low MW protein) has product MEVNILAFIATALFILVPTAFLLIIYVKTVSQSD; this is encoded by the coding sequence ATGGAAGTAAATATTCTCGCATTTATTGCTACTGCACTGTTCATTCTAGTTCCTACTGCTTTTTTACTTATAATATATGTAAAAACTGTTAGTCAAAGTGATTAA
- the psbZ gene encoding photosystem II protein Z (YCF9) — protein MTIAFQLAVFALIATSSILLISVPVVFSSPDGWSSNKNVVFSGTSLWIGLVFLVGILNSLIS, from the coding sequence ATGACTATTGCTTTCCAATTGGCTGTTTTTGCATTAATTGCTACTTCGTCAATCTTATTAATTAGTGTACCTGTTGTTTTTTCTTCTCCTGACGGTTGGTCAAGCAACAAAAATGTTGTATTTTCCGGTACATCATTATGGATTGGATTAGTCTTTCTGGTAGGTATTCTTAATTCTCTCATCTCTTGA
- the psbD gene encoding photosystem II protein D2 (PSII D2 protein; photosystem II D2 protein): MTIALGKFTKDENDLFDIMDDWLRRDRFVFVGWSGLLLFPCAYFALGGWFTGTTFVTSWYTHGLASSYLEGCNFLTAAVSTPANSLAHSLLLLWGPEAQGDFTRWCQLGGLWTFVALHGAFGLIGFMLRQFELARSVQLRPYNAIAFSGPIAVFVSVFLIYPLGQSGWFFAPSFGVAAIFRFILFFQGFHNWTLNPFHMMGVAGVLGAALLCAIHGATVENTLFEDGDGANTFRAFNPTQAEETYSMVTANRFWSQIFGVAFSNKRWLHFFMLFVPVTGLWMSALGVVGLALNLRAYDFVSQEIRAAEDPEFETFYTKNILLNEGIRAWMAAQDQPHENLIFPEEVLPRGNAL; this comes from the coding sequence ATGACTATAGCACTTGGTAAATTTACCAAAGATGAAAATGATTTATTTGATATTATGGATGACTGGTTACGGAGGGACCGTTTCGTTTTTGTGGGTTGGTCCGGTCTATTGCTCTTTCCTTGTGCCTATTTTGCCTTAGGGGGTTGGTTCACAGGTACAACCTTTGTAACCTCATGGTATACCCATGGATTGGCCAGTTCCTATTTGGAAGGTTGCAACTTCTTAACCGCCGCAGTTTCTACTCCTGCTAATAGTTTAGCCCATTCTTTATTATTACTATGGGGTCCTGAAGCACAAGGAGATTTTACTCGTTGGTGTCAATTAGGTGGCTTGTGGACTTTTGTTGCTCTCCACGGAGCTTTCGGACTAATAGGTTTTATGTTACGTCAATTTGAACTTGCTCGATCCGTGCAATTACGACCTTATAATGCAATCGCATTCTCTGGTCCAATTGCGGTTTTTGTTTCTGTATTCCTGATTTATCCACTAGGTCAGTCTGGTTGGTTCTTTGCGCCTAGTTTTGGCGTAGCAGCTATATTTCGATTCATCCTCTTTTTCCAAGGATTTCATAATTGGACACTGAACCCATTTCATATGATGGGAGTTGCCGGTGTATTGGGCGCTGCTCTGCTATGCGCTATTCATGGTGCTACTGTAGAAAATACTTTATTTGAAGATGGTGATGGTGCAAATACATTCCGTGCTTTTAACCCAACTCAAGCTGAAGAAACTTATTCCATGGTCACCGCCAACCGCTTTTGGTCCCAAATTTTTGGGGTTGCTTTTTCCAATAAACGTTGGTTACATTTCTTTATGTTATTTGTACCAGTAACCGGTTTATGGATGAGTGCTCTTGGAGTAGTTGGTCTGGCTCTGAACCTACGTGCCTATGACTTCGTTTCTCAGGAAATCCGTGCAGCGGAAGATCCTGAATTTGAGACTTTCTATACCAAAAATATTCTTTTAAATGAAGGCATTCGTGCTTGGATGGCGGCTCAAGATCAGCCTCATGAAAACCTTATATTCCCTGAGGAGGTTCTACCCCGTGGAAACGCTCTTTAA
- the rpoB gene encoding RNA polymerase beta subunit (one of four subunits of the minimal PEP RNA polymerase catalytic core), with amino-acid sequence MLGDGNGGMSTIPGFNQIQFEGFCRFIDQGLAEELYKFPKIEDRDQEIEFQLFVETYQLVEPSIKERDAVYESLTYSSELYVSGGLIWKNSRDMQEQTIFIGNIPLMNSLGTSIVNGIYRIVINQILQSPGIYYRSELNHNGISVYTGTIISDWGGRVELEIDKKARIWARVSRKQKISILVLSSAMGLNLREILENVCYPEIFLSFLSDKEKKKIGSRENAILEFYQQFTCVGGGPVFSESLCKELQKKFFQQRCELGRIGRLNMNQRLNLDIPHNNTFLLPRDILAAADHLIGMKFGMGTLDDMNHLKNKRIRSVADLLQDQFGLALIRLENVVRGTICGAIRHKLIPTPQNLVTSTPLTTTYESFFGLHPLSQVLDRTNPLTQIVHGRKSSYLGPGGLTGRTASFRIRDIHPSHYGRICPIDTSEGINVGLIGSLTIHAKIGHLGSLESPFYEISARSKKVRMLYLSPNRDEYYMIAAGNCLALNRGAREEQVVPARYRQEFLTIAWEQVRLRSFFPFQYFSIGASLIPFIEHNDANRALMSSNMQRQAVPLARSEKCIVGTGLERQVALDSGVPAIAEHEGKIIYTDIDKIILSGNGYTVSIPLVMYQRSNKNTCMHQKTQVQRGKCIKRGQVLADGAATVGGELALGKNILVAYMPWEGYNFEDAVLISERLVYEDVYTSFHIRKYEIQTHVTSQGPERITNEIPHLEAHLLRNLDKNGIVMLGSWVETGDILIGKLTPQLAKESSYAPEDRLLRAILGIQVSTSKETCLKLPTGGRGRVIDVRWIQKKGGSSYNPETIRVYILQKREIKVGDKVAGRHGNKGIISKILPRQDMPYLQDGAPVDMVFNPLGVPSRMNVGQIFECSLGLAGSLLDRHYRVAPFDERYEQEASRKLVFSELYEAGKQTGNPWVFEPECPGKSRIFDGRTGDPFEQPVIIGKPYILKLIHQVADKIHGRSSGHYALVTQQPLRGRAKQGGQRVGEMEVWALEGFGVSHILQEMLTYKSDHIRARQEVLGTTISGRTIPKPEDAPESFRLLVRELRSLALELKHFLISEKNFQINRKEV; translated from the coding sequence ATGCTTGGGGATGGAAATGGGGGAATGTCTACAATACCTGGATTTAATCAGATACAATTTGAAGGATTTTGTAGATTCATTGATCAGGGCTTAGCAGAAGAACTTTATAAGTTTCCAAAAATTGAAGATAGAGATCAAGAAATTGAATTTCAATTATTTGTGGAAACATATCAATTAGTAGAACCATCGATAAAAGAAAGAGATGCTGTATATGAATCACTTACATATTCTTCTGAATTATATGTATCCGGGGGATTAATTTGGAAAAACAGTAGGGATATGCAAGAACAAACAATTTTTATTGGAAACATTCCTCTAATGAATTCCCTGGGAACTTCTATAGTAAATGGAATATACAGAATTGTGATCAATCAAATATTGCAAAGTCCTGGTATCTATTACCGGTCAGAATTGAACCATAACGGAATTTCGGTCTATACCGGCACTATAATATCAGATTGGGGGGGAAGAGTAGAATTAGAGATTGATAAAAAAGCAAGGATATGGGCTCGTGTGAGTAGGAAACAGAAAATATCTATTTTAGTTCTATCATCAGCTATGGGTTTGAATCTAAGAGAAATTCTAGAGAATGTGTGCTACCCCGAGATTTTCTTGTCTTTCCTGAGCGATAAGGAAAAAAAAAAAATTGGGTCAAGGGAAAATGCCATTTTGGAGTTTTATCAACAATTTACTTGTGTAGGCGGAGGTCCAGTATTTTCTGAATCCTTATGTAAGGAATTACAAAAGAAATTTTTTCAACAAAGATGTGAATTAGGAAGGATTGGTCGACTAAATATGAACCAGAGACTGAATCTTGATATACCTCATAACAATACATTTTTGTTACCGCGAGATATATTGGCAGCCGCGGATCATTTGATTGGAATGAAATTTGGAATGGGTACACTTGATGACATGAATCATTTAAAAAATAAGCGTATTCGTTCTGTAGCGGATCTCTTACAAGATCAATTCGGATTGGCTCTAATTCGTTTAGAAAATGTGGTTAGAGGAACTATATGTGGAGCAATTAGGCATAAATTGATACCGACCCCTCAAAATTTGGTAACTTCAACTCCATTAACAACCACTTATGAATCTTTTTTCGGATTACACCCCTTATCTCAAGTTTTGGATCGAACGAATCCATTGACACAAATAGTTCATGGGAGAAAATCGAGTTATTTGGGCCCTGGAGGATTGACAGGGCGAACTGCTAGTTTTCGTATACGAGATATCCATCCTAGTCACTATGGGCGCATTTGCCCAATTGACACGTCTGAGGGAATCAATGTCGGACTTATCGGATCCTTAACAATTCATGCCAAGATTGGCCATTTGGGGTCTTTAGAAAGCCCGTTTTATGAAATCTCTGCGAGATCAAAAAAAGTACGGATGCTTTATTTATCACCAAATAGGGATGAATACTATATGATAGCGGCAGGAAATTGTTTGGCGCTGAATCGAGGTGCTCGGGAAGAACAGGTTGTTCCAGCTCGATACCGTCAAGAATTCCTGACTATTGCATGGGAACAGGTGCGTCTTCGAAGTTTTTTCCCCTTCCAATATTTTTCTATTGGAGCTTCTCTCATTCCTTTTATCGAGCATAATGATGCGAATCGGGCTTTAATGAGTTCGAATATGCAACGTCAAGCAGTTCCGCTTGCTCGTTCCGAGAAGTGCATTGTTGGAACTGGATTGGAACGCCAAGTGGCTCTTGATTCGGGGGTTCCTGCTATAGCCGAACACGAGGGAAAGATAATTTATACCGACATTGACAAGATTATTTTATCGGGGAATGGCTATACTGTAAGCATTCCATTAGTTATGTATCAACGTTCCAACAAAAATACCTGTATGCATCAAAAAACTCAGGTTCAGCGAGGAAAATGCATTAAAAGGGGACAAGTTTTGGCGGACGGTGCCGCTACAGTTGGTGGCGAACTCGCCTTGGGCAAAAACATATTAGTAGCTTATATGCCATGGGAAGGCTACAATTTTGAAGATGCGGTACTCATTAGCGAACGTCTGGTATATGAAGATGTTTATACTTCTTTTCACATACGGAAATACGAAATTCAGACTCATGTGACAAGCCAAGGCCCCGAAAGGATCACTAACGAAATACCGCATCTAGAAGCCCATTTACTCCGAAATTTAGACAAAAACGGAATTGTGATGCTGGGATCTTGGGTAGAGACAGGCGATATTTTAATAGGTAAATTAACGCCTCAATTGGCGAAAGAATCATCGTATGCCCCCGAAGATAGATTATTACGAGCCATACTGGGCATTCAAGTATCTACTTCAAAGGAAACTTGTCTAAAACTACCTACAGGCGGTAGGGGTCGAGTTATTGATGTGAGATGGATCCAGAAAAAAGGGGGTTCCAGTTATAATCCAGAAACAATTCGCGTATATATTTTACAGAAACGTGAAATCAAAGTAGGGGATAAAGTCGCTGGAAGACATGGAAATAAAGGCATCATTTCCAAAATTTTGCCTAGACAAGATATGCCTTATTTGCAAGATGGAGCACCTGTTGATATGGTCTTCAACCCATTAGGAGTACCTTCACGAATGAATGTAGGACAGATATTTGAATGCTCACTCGGGTTAGCGGGAAGTCTGCTAGATAGACATTATCGAGTAGCACCTTTTGATGAGAGATATGAACAAGAGGCTTCGAGAAAACTAGTATTTTCTGAATTATATGAAGCCGGTAAGCAAACAGGAAATCCGTGGGTATTTGAACCCGAATGCCCGGGAAAAAGTAGAATATTTGATGGAAGAACGGGAGATCCTTTTGAGCAGCCTGTTATAATAGGAAAGCCTTATATCTTGAAATTAATTCATCAAGTTGCTGATAAAATACATGGACGTTCCAGTGGGCATTATGCACTTGTTACACAACAACCCCTTAGAGGAAGGGCCAAACAAGGGGGACAACGGGTAGGAGAAATGGAGGTTTGGGCTCTAGAGGGATTTGGTGTTTCTCATATTTTACAAGAGATGCTTACTTATAAATCTGATCATATTAGAGCTCGCCAAGAAGTGCTTGGTACTACGATCAGTGGACGAACAATACCTAAACCTGAGGATGCTCCAGAATCTTTTCGATTGCTCGTTCGAGAACTACGATCTTTGGCTCTGGAACTGAAACATTTCCTTATATCTGAGAAGAACTTCCAGATTAATAGGAAGGAAGTTTAA
- the psaB gene encoding photosystem I P700 chlorophyll a apoprotein A2 (PsaB) has product MALRFPRFSQGLAQDPTTRRIWFGIATAHDFESHDDITEERLYQNIFASHFGQLAIIFLWTSGNLFHVAWQGNFETWVQDPLHVRPIAHAIWDPHFGQPAVEAFTRGGALGPVNIAYSGVYQWWYTIGLRTNEDLYIGALFLLFLSAVSLLGGWLHLQPKWKPSVSWFKNAESRLNHHLSGLFGVSSLAWTGHLVHVAIPGSRGESVRWNNFLDVLPHPQGLGPLFTGQWNLYAQNPDSSSHLFGTSQGAGTAILTLLGGFHPQTQSLWLTDMAHHHLAIAFLFLIAGHMYRTNFGIGHSIKDLLEAHIPPGGRLGRGHKGLYDTINNSLHFQLGLALASLGVITSLVAQHMYSLPAYAFIAQDFTTQAALYTHHQYIAGFIMTGAFAHGAIFFIRDYNPEQNEDNVLARMLDHKEAIISHLSWASLFLGFHTLGLYVHNDVMLAFGTPEKQILIEPIFAQWIQSAHGKTSYGFDVLLSSTNSPAFNAGRSIWLPGWLNAINENSNSLFLTIGPGDFLVHHAIALGLHTTTLILVKGALDARGSKLMPDKKDFGYSFPCDGPGRGGTCDISAWDAFYLAVFWMLNTIGWVTFYWHWKHITLWQGNVSQFNESSTYLMGWLRDYLWLNSSQLINGYNPFGMNSLSVWAWMFLFGHLVWATGFMFLISWRGYWQELIETLAWAHERTPLANLIRWRDKPVALSIVQARLVGLAHFSVGYIFTYAAFLIASTSGKFG; this is encoded by the coding sequence ATGGCATTAAGATTTCCAAGGTTTAGCCAAGGCTTAGCTCAGGACCCCACTACTCGTCGTATTTGGTTTGGTATTGCTACCGCGCATGACTTCGAGAGTCATGATGATATTACGGAGGAACGTCTTTATCAGAATATTTTTGCTTCTCACTTCGGGCAATTAGCAATAATTTTTCTGTGGACTTCCGGAAATCTGTTTCATGTAGCTTGGCAGGGAAATTTTGAAACATGGGTACAGGACCCTTTGCATGTAAGACCTATTGCTCATGCAATTTGGGATCCTCATTTTGGTCAACCGGCCGTGGAAGCTTTTACTCGAGGGGGTGCTCTTGGCCCAGTGAATATCGCTTATTCTGGTGTTTATCAGTGGTGGTATACGATAGGTTTACGTACTAATGAAGATCTTTATATTGGAGCTCTTTTTCTATTATTTCTTTCCGCCGTATCCCTACTAGGGGGTTGGTTACACCTACAACCGAAATGGAAACCTAGCGTTTCGTGGTTCAAAAATGCCGAATCTCGTCTCAACCACCATTTGTCAGGACTATTTGGAGTAAGTTCCTTGGCTTGGACAGGACATTTAGTCCATGTCGCTATTCCTGGCTCCAGGGGGGAATCTGTTCGATGGAATAATTTCTTAGATGTATTACCGCATCCCCAAGGGTTAGGCCCGCTTTTTACAGGTCAGTGGAATCTTTATGCTCAAAATCCCGATTCAAGTAGTCATTTATTTGGTACCTCCCAAGGAGCAGGAACTGCCATTCTAACCCTTCTCGGGGGGTTCCACCCACAAACACAAAGTTTATGGCTGACCGATATGGCACATCATCATTTAGCTATTGCATTTCTTTTCCTGATAGCGGGTCACATGTATAGGACTAACTTCGGGATTGGGCACAGTATAAAAGATCTTTTAGAAGCACATATTCCTCCAGGGGGGCGATTGGGGCGTGGACATAAGGGTCTTTATGACACAATCAATAATTCACTTCATTTTCAATTAGGCCTTGCTCTAGCTTCTTTAGGGGTTATTACTTCTTTAGTAGCTCAACACATGTACTCGTTACCTGCTTATGCGTTTATAGCACAAGACTTTACTACTCAAGCTGCATTATATACTCATCACCAATACATCGCAGGATTCATTATGACAGGAGCTTTTGCTCATGGAGCTATATTTTTTATTAGAGATTACAATCCGGAACAGAATGAGGATAATGTATTGGCAAGAATGCTAGATCATAAAGAAGCTATCATATCCCATTTAAGTTGGGCCAGCCTCTTTCTGGGATTCCATACTTTGGGACTTTATGTTCATAATGATGTCATGCTTGCTTTTGGTACTCCGGAGAAACAAATCTTGATCGAACCCATATTTGCCCAATGGATACAATCCGCTCATGGTAAAACTTCATATGGGTTCGATGTACTTTTATCTTCAACGAATAGTCCAGCCTTCAATGCAGGTCGAAGCATATGGTTGCCCGGCTGGTTAAATGCTATTAATGAAAATAGTAATTCATTATTCTTAACAATAGGGCCTGGAGACTTCTTGGTTCATCATGCTATTGCTCTAGGTTTACATACAACTACATTGATCTTAGTAAAAGGTGCTTTAGATGCGCGTGGTTCTAAGTTAATGCCAGATAAAAAGGATTTTGGTTATAGTTTTCCTTGCGATGGTCCGGGACGAGGCGGTACTTGTGATATTTCGGCTTGGGACGCATTTTATTTGGCGGTTTTCTGGATGTTAAATACCATTGGATGGGTTACTTTTTATTGGCATTGGAAGCACATAACATTATGGCAGGGTAACGTTTCACAGTTTAATGAATCTTCTACTTATTTGATGGGATGGTTAAGAGATTATTTATGGTTAAACTCTTCACAACTTATCAATGGGTATAACCCCTTTGGGATGAATAGTTTATCGGTCTGGGCATGGATGTTCTTATTTGGACATCTTGTTTGGGCTACTGGATTTATGTTCTTAATTTCCTGGCGCGGATATTGGCAGGAATTGATTGAAACTTTAGCATGGGCTCATGAACGTACACCTTTGGCTAATTTGATTCGATGGAGAGATAAACCAGTAGCTCTTTCCATTGTGCAAGCAAGATTGGTTGGATTAGCCCACTTTTCTGTAGGTTATATCTTCACTTATGCGGCTTTCTTGATTGCCTCTACATCGGGCAAATTTGGTTAA
- the psbC gene encoding photosystem II 44 kDa protein (CP43): MKTLYSLRRFYPVETLFNGTLALAGRDQETTGFAWWAGNARLINLSGKLLGAHVAHAGLIVFWAGAMNLFEVAHFVPEKPMYEQGLILLPHLATLGWGVGPGGEVIDTFPYFVSGVLHLISSAVLGFGGIYHALLGPETLEESFPFFGYVWKDRNKMTTILGIHLILLGIGAFLLVFKALYFGGVYDTWAPGGGDVRKITNLTLSPSVIFGYLLKSPFGGEGWIVSVDDLEDIIGGHVWLGSICILGGIWHILTKPFAWARRALVWSGEAYLSYSLGALAVFGFIACCFVWFNNTAYPSEFYGPTGPEASQAQAFTFLVRDQRLGANVGSAQGPTGLGKYLMRSPTGEVIFGGETMRFWDLRAPWLEPLRGPNGLDLSRLKKDIQPWQERRSAEYMTHAPLGSLNSVGGVATEINAVNYVSPRSWLATSHFVLGFFLFVGHLWHAGRARAAAAGFEKGIDRDFEPVLSMTPLN, encoded by the coding sequence ATGAAAACCTTATATTCCCTGAGGAGGTTCTACCCCGTGGAAACGCTCTTTAATGGAACTTTAGCTTTAGCTGGTCGTGACCAAGAAACCACAGGTTTCGCTTGGTGGGCCGGGAATGCCCGACTTATCAATTTATCCGGTAAACTGCTGGGAGCTCATGTAGCCCATGCTGGATTAATCGTATTCTGGGCCGGAGCAATGAACCTATTTGAAGTGGCCCATTTCGTACCGGAGAAGCCAATGTATGAACAAGGATTAATTTTACTTCCCCACCTAGCTACTCTAGGTTGGGGGGTGGGTCCTGGCGGGGAAGTCATAGACACCTTTCCATACTTTGTATCTGGCGTACTTCACTTAATTTCCTCTGCAGTATTGGGCTTTGGCGGTATTTATCATGCACTTCTAGGACCCGAGACTCTTGAAGAATCTTTTCCATTTTTTGGTTATGTATGGAAAGATAGAAATAAAATGACAACAATTTTAGGTATTCACTTAATCTTGCTAGGTATAGGTGCTTTTCTTCTAGTATTCAAAGCTCTTTATTTTGGGGGCGTATATGATACCTGGGCTCCGGGGGGGGGAGATGTAAGAAAAATTACCAACTTGACCCTTAGCCCAAGTGTTATTTTTGGTTATTTACTAAAATCTCCTTTTGGAGGAGAAGGATGGATTGTTAGTGTGGATGATTTGGAAGATATAATTGGGGGGCATGTATGGTTAGGTTCCATTTGTATACTTGGTGGAATCTGGCATATCTTAACCAAACCCTTTGCATGGGCTCGCCGTGCACTTGTATGGTCCGGGGAGGCTTATTTGTCTTATAGTTTAGGCGCTTTAGCTGTTTTTGGTTTCATTGCTTGTTGCTTTGTCTGGTTCAATAATACCGCTTATCCTAGTGAGTTTTACGGGCCCACTGGACCAGAAGCTTCTCAAGCTCAAGCTTTTACTTTTCTAGTTAGAGACCAACGTCTTGGGGCTAACGTGGGATCCGCTCAAGGACCTACCGGCTTAGGTAAATATCTAATGCGTTCGCCCACCGGAGAAGTTATTTTTGGAGGAGAAACTATGCGTTTTTGGGATCTGCGCGCTCCTTGGTTAGAACCTCTAAGAGGTCCAAATGGTTTGGACTTGAGTAGGTTGAAAAAAGACATACAACCTTGGCAAGAACGACGTTCTGCGGAATATATGACCCATGCGCCTTTAGGTTCATTAAATTCCGTAGGTGGCGTAGCTACCGAGATCAATGCAGTCAACTATGTCTCTCCTAGAAGTTGGTTAGCTACCTCTCATTTTGTTCTCGGGTTCTTCCTATTCGTAGGTCATTTATGGCACGCGGGAAGGGCTCGTGCAGCTGCAGCAGGATTTGAAAAAGGAATTGATCGTGATTTTGAACCTGTTCTTTCCATGACTCCTCTTAACTAG